The DNA region GATTACCGAGAAGCCCGGCTCGCGCTGGATGCACTTGCCACGGGCTCTTCAATGATGCAGCGTCTGCGGTCTTTTTTTAGCCTCCGGAGGCGCTGATGCTCATCGATTCCTTGCTTCGTCACGGCCGGAAGCACAACGCGAGCGACATCCACATCATTGCTGGAATGCCACCCATCTTCCGCGTGGACGGCGAAATCGTGCTGGCCAAGGGCGACATGATGAACGCCGAGGCGGTTCGCTCTTTGGTCTATGAGTGCCTGAATGACGATCAAAAACGAACGCTGGAGCAGACATGGCAGCTTTGCTTTTCCAGGATGTTCGGCGAGACCGATCGGTCGCGCATTACGGTTTATTACCGTAACGGATGCCCGGAATTATCCATTCGCTTAAGCGAGCCGCACATCGCTTCACGCGAGGAACTGGGCCTACCAGCCCTCGTTGACGATCTGGCCCGCAAGCCCAATGGCCTCATCATCCTGACGGGGCCGACCGGCGTGGGGAAGACGACGACCTTTCATTATCTCATTGACCGCATTAACCAGGAATTCCGGTGCAAGATCGTCACCATCGAAGACCCCGTGGAGTTCACGCATACCGCCAAGCGGGCGATTGTGATTCAGCAGGAAGTGTTGACGGATACCAAGAGTTTCTCTACGGCGCTGGTACACGTATTGCGGCAAGACCCGGACGTCATCGCCGTCGGGGAGATGCGCGATCAGGAGACGATCTACACGGCGCTGATGGCCGCCGAGACCGGACACCTGGTTATCGCGACGCTGCATACACCGGATGCGGTGCAATCCGTACAGCGCATCGTGTCAGTGTTTCCGTCCGGCCAGCAGGATGAAATCCGCTACATGCTCGCGAACACAATACAGGCGGTCATTTCTCAACAGCTATTGCCGCGTGCCCAGGGAGGCCGGCGGGTGCTGTGTTGCGAAGTTCTCGTAGGAACAAACGGCGTCCGGCACAACATTCGTGAAAATACGATTCACAAGATGTATAGCGACCTGCAGGCGGGCCGCAAATTCGGGATGATCACGATGGATCACGCGTTACTTGATCTCTACCAGCGCGGAGACATTACTTACGACTCGGCAGTGTCCATGGCCCGCGACCCGACGACGATTCAGAAGCGAACCGCATGAACCGCAACCGCCGTGGCCAAGACCGTTGATCCCGACAAGCTCCGCCGACGCAGGTGGCTAACCAACGGGTCTGCCCAATTTGCTACCGACCGAGGGGACCACACCGTCTTCGAACGAGGGCGCAGCGCGCCGTAGAGACAGTTTTCCTGTGATGTTTACTCAGGCGAACCCAACCCCATCGATTTGCGAGGCGCGGAATACCCCCCAAGAGGGCTGTGAAATGTTGAAGGGAATTCTTGGGGGGTCATCGAGCAAAGGGAAGGCGCTCGGGCGAGTCCGCGCTGCCTGATGGGGCGAAGTCGACGCACCGAATGTGGACGGCCGCATCTTACAGGTAGTCGCCGCCGACTTTGCTTCTACAAATATGCGCGGGAGTGATGATGAAGTCAGAGACCGCCGACCAGCGAAAAGTCGCCGGTCAGCGGTCCCAGGTTTGGCCGAGTTGGCGGCGGACAGGTCGCGACCATTACTTGCCCGATTGACCTGCTCCGTGGTTCGGCCCAGTCCCAGGCCTGGTTGGCGGGTCAACTATCAGGCCGCGGGCGCGCAGCTCCCCAACGTTGAATCCGCGTGAGGTAGCGTAGTCCGGCGTGAGCAGGATGCCGACCCGGCTACGGATCTTCTCGTGCTTGCCCTTGTGGGTCACGTCGAAGGTCGTCTCTGTCGGAACCAAGTCGCTGCCCACTTCGGTGATGGTAAATTGGACGGCCTCCACTTCGTTGTTCACGTCTGCGGAGAGCGCGTCATGGTCAGCCACGAAACCCTCTGGCGGCGCGACCGTCGCCGTAACGCCCCAGTCACCGACCGATTGGAACACAAACGGATAAGACTGTTCGGTCTGGTCCCACACGACATATTCCGGCTCTATGATCAAGAGTTCCGAACCGGTGCGAATGGTGTACTTGGCCGGGACCTTTTTGCCGTCCCCCGTCTGGACCAGTTGCAGGTACTTCCGCATGGTGATCGTGTCGGGGTTATTGTCCGTCGAGCACTGGAAGTCGCTGGCAGAGACGCCCAAGTACAGTTCGTCGCCATCGTCGTTTGGCGGCAGGCCATCCGGATCGTACTTGCCGATGACGATGTAATCACCGGCGGGCAGCACGAGGCGCAACGAGCCGTCGGCAGCAGTCATCCCGCAGGCGGCCGAAGGGCAGGTCTCGTAGATCGCGGGGTAGTTCTGCCACGACACGCCCAGCTCGCGGGCGCATGATCCTTCGGACTTGTCGAAGACGCAGACCTGCATCCCGGCGATACCCAGCTTGGTGGTGACGGGACGCGCGCCCGTGCCGACCGTGTGCTGATCGACCTGGACCAGCAGGGTGGCGCAGCCGCATACGGTCACGGTAATCGGCAACTCGGCAGTCGTCGTGTGCCCCGCGGCATCCCTAGTGGTGAAGGTCACGGTGGTGGTCTCGCCCGCCGGGAACAGCGCCGGAGCATCGTTGGTCACCACTAGGTTCGGATCACAATCATCTTCGGCCGTAGCAGTCGGCAGCGTGACCGCGACCTGGCAAGAGCCGTGACTTTCCACCGTTAGAGGAGTGGTATCCACAGTGAGTGTCGGCGCCAGCGTGTCGACAACGTTTACCGTACGCGTCACCTGTACCGCAGCGTTGCCCTGGGAGTCCGTCTTGTCGTAAAGGACGTCATAATGGCCCATCGTGTTGGCGTCGACGAAGTCTCCGCCGATGTCCGCCGGGAGCGGCCCGTCGCAATCGTCTTCACTCGCTGCCCCCGCCTCGGCGTATGTATCGACGTGGCACTCCAGAG from Phycisphaerae bacterium includes:
- a CDS encoding PilT/PilU family type 4a pilus ATPase; the protein is MLIDSLLRHGRKHNASDIHIIAGMPPIFRVDGEIVLAKGDMMNAEAVRSLVYECLNDDQKRTLEQTWQLCFSRMFGETDRSRITVYYRNGCPELSIRLSEPHIASREELGLPALVDDLARKPNGLIILTGPTGVGKTTTFHYLIDRINQEFRCKIVTIEDPVEFTHTAKRAIVIQQEVLTDTKSFSTALVHVLRQDPDVIAVGEMRDQETIYTALMAAETGHLVIATLHTPDAVQSVQRIVSVFPSGQQDEIRYMLANTIQAVISQQLLPRAQGGRRVLCCEVLVGTNGVRHNIRENTIHKMYSDLQAGRKFGMITMDHALLDLYQRGDITYDSAVSMARDPTTIQKRTA